From the Patagioenas fasciata isolate bPatFas1 chromosome Z, bPatFas1.hap1, whole genome shotgun sequence genome, one window contains:
- the GTF2H2 gene encoding general transcription factor IIH subunit 2 isoform X2: MDDEPERTKRWEGGYERTWEILKEDESGSLKATIEDILFKAKRKRLYEHHGQVRLGMMRHLYVVVDGSRTMEDQDLKPNRLTCTLKLLEYFVEEYFDQNPISQVGLIVTKSKRAEKMTELSGNSKKHITALKKAADMTCSGEPSLYNALNLAMQTLKHMPGHTSREVLIVFSSLTTCDPANIYDLIKCLKAVKIRVSVIGLSAEVRVCTVLARETGGTYHVILDESHYKELLMHHVSPPPASSNSECSLIRMGFPQHTIASLSDQDAKPSFSMAQLESSSEPGLTLGGYFCPQCRAKYCELPVECKICGLTLVSAPHLARSYHHLFPLDAFQEVPLEEYQGERFTYVKCVRMHFVWSVICLFMILCTAALAVFMSTLLPYLDDDISF, from the exons ATGGATGACGAGCCCGAGCGGACCAAGCGCTGGGAGGGAGGCTACGAGAGAACATG GGAGATTCTTAAAGAAGATGAGTCCGGATCGCTGAAGGCGACCATCGAGGACATTCTCTTCAAGGCAAAGAGGAAAAG acTCTATGAACACCATGGACAAGTTCGACTTGGAATG ATGCGTCACCTTTATGTGGTTGTTGATGGATCAAGAACTATGGAGGATCAAGATTTAAAACCGAACAGACTTACTTGCACTTTGAAG ttACTGGAATATTTTGTTGAAGAGTACTTTGACCAAAATCCTATCAGTCAG gTTGGCTTAATTGTAACCAAGAGTAAAAGAGCTGAAAAAATGACAGAACTTTCAG GTAACTCAAAAAAGCACATAACTGCTCTGAAGAAAGCAGCAGATATGACCTGCAGTGGAGAGCCATCTCTATATAATGCCCTCAACTTGGCCATGCAGACTTTAAA GCACATGCCAGGACATACAAGCAGAGAGGTTTTGATCGTCTTCAGCAGTCTGACGACATGTGATCCAGCCAACATCTATGATCTAATTAAG tgTTTAAAAGCAGTTAAGATCAGAGTGTCTGTCATCGGCCTAAGTGCTGAAGTTCGAGTTTGTACAGTACTTGCCCGAGAAACTGGTG GAACGTACCACGTTATTTTAGATGAAAGTCACTATAAGGAACTGCTGATGCATCATGTTAGTCCTCCACCTGCCAGTTCAAATTCTGAGTGCTCCCTTATTCGAATGG GTTTCCCTCAGCATACTATTGCTTCTCTATCTGATCAAGATGCAAAGCCATCCTTTAGCATGGC GCAATTGGAAAGCAGCAGTGAGCCGGGTCTTACGCTGGGTGGATATTTCtgtccccagtgcagagccaaaTACTGTGAACTTCCTGTGGAATGCAAAATCTGTG GTCTTACATTAGTGTCTGCACCTCACCTGGCTCGGTCTTATCATCACTTGTTTCCTTTGGATGCCTTCCAGGAAGTTCCTCTGGAAGAATATCAGGGGGAACG GTTTACATATGTAAAGTGTGTCAGAATGCATTTTGTGTGGAGTGTGATTTGTTTATTCATGATTCTCTGCACTGCTGCCCTGGCTGTATTCATGAGCACCCTGCTCCCGTATCTGGATGATGACATCTCTTTTTAG
- the GTF2H2 gene encoding general transcription factor IIH subunit 2 isoform X1, giving the protein MDDEPERTKRWEGGYERTWEILKEDESGSLKATIEDILFKAKRKRLYEHHGQVRLGMMRHLYVVVDGSRTMEDQDLKPNRLTCTLKLLEYFVEEYFDQNPISQVGLIVTKSKRAEKMTELSGNSKKHITALKKAADMTCSGEPSLYNALNLAMQTLKHMPGHTSREVLIVFSSLTTCDPANIYDLIKCLKAVKIRVSVIGLSAEVRVCTVLARETGGTYHVILDESHYKELLMHHVSPPPASSNSECSLIRMGFPQHTIASLSDQDAKPSFSMAQLESSSEPGLTLGGYFCPQCRAKYCELPVECKICGLTLVSAPHLARSYHHLFPLDAFQEVPLEEYQGERYCQGCQGEMKDQNVYICKVCQNAFCVECDLFIHDSLHCCPGCIHEHPAPVSG; this is encoded by the exons ATGGATGACGAGCCCGAGCGGACCAAGCGCTGGGAGGGAGGCTACGAGAGAACATG GGAGATTCTTAAAGAAGATGAGTCCGGATCGCTGAAGGCGACCATCGAGGACATTCTCTTCAAGGCAAAGAGGAAAAG acTCTATGAACACCATGGACAAGTTCGACTTGGAATG ATGCGTCACCTTTATGTGGTTGTTGATGGATCAAGAACTATGGAGGATCAAGATTTAAAACCGAACAGACTTACTTGCACTTTGAAG ttACTGGAATATTTTGTTGAAGAGTACTTTGACCAAAATCCTATCAGTCAG gTTGGCTTAATTGTAACCAAGAGTAAAAGAGCTGAAAAAATGACAGAACTTTCAG GTAACTCAAAAAAGCACATAACTGCTCTGAAGAAAGCAGCAGATATGACCTGCAGTGGAGAGCCATCTCTATATAATGCCCTCAACTTGGCCATGCAGACTTTAAA GCACATGCCAGGACATACAAGCAGAGAGGTTTTGATCGTCTTCAGCAGTCTGACGACATGTGATCCAGCCAACATCTATGATCTAATTAAG tgTTTAAAAGCAGTTAAGATCAGAGTGTCTGTCATCGGCCTAAGTGCTGAAGTTCGAGTTTGTACAGTACTTGCCCGAGAAACTGGTG GAACGTACCACGTTATTTTAGATGAAAGTCACTATAAGGAACTGCTGATGCATCATGTTAGTCCTCCACCTGCCAGTTCAAATTCTGAGTGCTCCCTTATTCGAATGG GTTTCCCTCAGCATACTATTGCTTCTCTATCTGATCAAGATGCAAAGCCATCCTTTAGCATGGC GCAATTGGAAAGCAGCAGTGAGCCGGGTCTTACGCTGGGTGGATATTTCtgtccccagtgcagagccaaaTACTGTGAACTTCCTGTGGAATGCAAAATCTGTG GTCTTACATTAGTGTCTGCACCTCACCTGGCTCGGTCTTATCATCACTTGTTTCCTTTGGATGCCTTCCAGGAAGTTCCTCTGGAAGAATATCAGGGGGAACG GTATTGTCAAGGCTGCCAGGGAGAAATGAAAGATCAAAAC GTTTACATATGTAAAGTGTGTCAGAATGCATTTTGTGTGGAGTGTGATTTGTTTATTCATGATTCTCTGCACTGCTGCCCTGGCTGTATTCATGAGCACCCTGCTCCCGTATCTGGATGA
- the MARVELD2 gene encoding MARVEL domain-containing protein 2, which yields MSRSAGSEGGQPGRSLPPRGAGPGSPLPRDTEPGAAAPLPPPPLPLQPPFGPDVCPGQGSPGPSGPAELKPVRRFIPDSWKNFFKGRRNHGSSWDSTASDIRYISDGVECSPPASPAPLQPKPRSVPGSYKDPYGGSGGSYNSRKEAEAMLSGDAFNSLEHRAATGQTYSERVEAYNQRYAYMKSWAGLLRILGVAELLLGAAVFACVTAYVHKDNEWYNMFGYSQPYGYGSSSTYGGYSYSGPKTPFVLVLVGMAWIITIVLLVLGMSMYYRTILLDSNWWPLTEFGINVALFILYMSAAIVYVNDTNRGGLCYYQLFKTPINSSFCRVEGGQTAAIIFLFVTMIIYLIGAMVSLKLWRHEEARKHRQLMEQEMKTQSSFPEKKYETDDRPREEVTYRQLKSVERKPELLNGHIPAGHIPKPIVMPDYLAKYPAIQTNEMRDRYKAVFNDQFAEYKELSVEVHAVLKKFDELDTLMRQLPHHPESIYEQERISKVLQEYRKKKNDPAFLEKKERCEYLKNKLSHIKQRIQDYDKVMNWNVET from the exons ATGTCGAGGAGCGCCGGCTCGGAGGGCGGGCAGCCCGGCCGGTCCCTGCCGCCCCGCGGGGCCGGCCCTGGCTCGCCGCTCCCGCGGGACACGGAGCCTGGCGCCGCCGCCCCCTTGCCGCCGCCCCCGCTCCCGCTGCAGCCGCCTTTCGGGCCCGACGTCtgccccgggcagggcagccccgGCCCGAGCGGGCCGGCCGAGCTCAAACCGGTGCGGCGGTTCATCCCGGACTCCTGGAAGAACTTCTTCAAGGGGAGACGCAACCACGGCTCCAGCTGGGACAGCACGGCCTCGGATATCAGGTACATCTCGGACGGGGTAGAATGCTCGCCGCCGGCCTCCCCGGCCCCCCTGCAGCCGAAGCCCAGGTCGGTGCCCGGCTCCTACAAGGATCCGTACGGAGGATCGGGCGGGAGCTACAACTCGCGGAAGGAGGCCGAAGCCATGCTGTCCGGGGACGCCTTCAACTCGCTGGAGCACCGCGCTGCCACCGGGCAGACGTACAGTGAGCGGGTGGAAGCCTACAACCAGCGGTACGCCTACATGAAGTCCTGGGCCGGCCTGCTGAGGATCCTCGGCGTGGCGGAGCTGCTGCTGGGCGCTGCCGTCTTCGCCTGCGTCACGGCCTACGTGCACAAGGATAATGAGTGGTACAACATGTTTGGGTACTCGCAGCCCTACGGCTACGGGTCCAGCAGCACCTATGGAGGCTACTCCTACAGCGGACCCAAAACACCTTTTGTCCTGGTGCTGGTGGGAATGGCGTGGATCATCACGATAGTGCTGCTGGTACTGGGCATGTCGATGTACTACCGGACGATCCTCCTGGATTCCAACTGGTGGCCTCTGACTGAGTTCGGAATTAATGTGGCCTTGTTCATCCTGTACATGTCGGCTGCCATAGTGTATGTAAACGATACCAACCGAGGCGGGCTCTGCTATTACCAGTTGTTCAAGACGCCGATAAATTCATCTTTTTGCCGTGTAGAGGGAGGTCAGACAGCAGCAATCATCTTCTTGTTTGTCACAATGATCATCTATCTAATTGGTGCTATGGTGTCTCTGAAGCTGTGGAGGCATGAGGAAGCCAGGAAGCACAGGCAGTTGATGGAGCAGGAG ATGAAAACACAGTCATCTTTTCCAGAAAAGAAG tatGAAACTGATGACAGACCAAGAGAAGAGGTCACTTACAGGCAACTTAAATCAGTGGAAAGAAAACCAGAACTCCTTAACGGTCATATACCTGCAGGCCACATTCCTAAACCCATAGTGATGCCGGACTACCTAGC gaaataccCAGCAATTCAAACAAATGAAATGCGAGACCGATACAAAGCGGTATTCAATGATCAGTTTGCGGAGTATAAAGAGCTGTCGGTAGAAGTTCATGCTGTACTGAAAAAGTTTGATGAGCTGGATACATTGATGAGACAGCTTCCTCACCATCCTGAAAGCATATAT GAACAGGAAAGGATATCGAAAGTTCTGCAAGaatacagaaagaagaaaaat GATCCTGCATTTCTGGAGAAAAAGGAGCGTTGTGAATACCTAAAGAATAAACTTTCTCACATAAAACAACGAATTCAGGACTATGATAAAGTTATGAATTGGAATGTGGAAACTTAG